From Miscanthus floridulus cultivar M001 chromosome 15, ASM1932011v1, whole genome shotgun sequence, the proteins below share one genomic window:
- the LOC136508053 gene encoding deaminated glutathione amidase, chloroplastic/cytosolic codes for MALASLAASLPTAATAAASAAVRFRFRFRVGRAMASSSAAAPGASATTGASPARVGVVQMTSVGDVDANYATCSRLTKEAAASGVKFLCFPEVFSFIGSKDGESVKLAEPLDGPIMQRYCSLAKESSMWLSLGGFQEKGPDDSHQYNTHVLIDDTGKVRSSYRKIHLFDVDVPGNMVYKESRFTTAGDTIVAVDSPFGRLGLTVCYDLRFPELYQILRFKHQTQVLLVPSAFTKITGEAHWEILLRARAIETQCYVIAAAQAGKHNEKRESYGDSIIIDPWGTVIARLPDRLSTGFAVADLDLSKVEAVRTRMPISEHRKFDSDWKSTTL; via the exons ATGGCCCTGGCCTCCCTCGCGGCCTCGCTCccaaccgccgccaccgccgccgcctccgccgcggtGAGATTCCGATTCCGCTTCCGCGTCGGCCGCGCCAtggcctcctcctccgccgccgccccagGCGCGAGCGCGACCACAGGGGCCTCGCCGGCGAGGGTGGGCGTGGTACAGATGACCTCCGTCGGGGACGTCGACGCCAACTACGCCACCTGCTCCCGCCTCACCAAG gaAGCAGCTGCCTCTGGAGTGAAATTTCTTTGCTTCCCTGAGGTCTTCTCATTCATTGGATCCAAGGATGGCGAATCTGTTAAACTAGCTGAACCATTAGATGGGCCAATAATGCAGAGATATTGCTCACTTGCAAA AGAATCAAGCATGTGGTTATCTCTTGGGGGTTTTCAAGAAAAGGGACCTGATGATTCTCACCAGTACAATACTCATGTATTAATTGATGATACTGGAAAAGTTAGGAGCTCATATCGAAAAATACATTT GTTTGATGTTGATGTACCTGGCAATATGGTGTACAAGGAAAGTCGTTTCACAACTGCAG GCGATACAATTGTTGCTGTGGATAGCCCTTTTGGACGGTTGGGGCTTACTGTTTGCTATGATTTGAGATTCCCAGAGCTTTATCAAATTTTGCGATTTAAGCATCAAACACAG GTATTACTAGTACCATCTGCATTCACAAAGATAACTGGGGAGGCACACTGGGAAATTCTCCTCCGTGCTCGTGCAATTGAGACACAATGTTAT GTTATTGCTGCTGCTCAAGCTGGAAAGCACAATGAAAAAAGAGAAAGCTATGGTGATTCTATAATTATTGATCCATGGGGAACAGTGATAGCTCGACTTCCAG ATCGGCTCTCGACTGGATTTGCAGTTGCAGATCTTGATTTATCAAAAGTTGAGGCTGTGAGAACTCGAATGCCAATCTCAGAG CACCGGAAGTTCGACAGCGATTGGAAATCCACGACTCTTTGA